The Nocardia farcinica genome window below encodes:
- a CDS encoding DUF6011 domain-containing protein: MAATEGPTVRLVAHCRRCHGWLLSPESVAQGIGPTCAIRERAEQRAAEAAADTSTLTLFELPAGNSDGDGPHDLLELLGLAS, encoded by the coding sequence ATGGCTGCCACCGAGGGACCCACGGTGCGCTTGGTCGCGCACTGCCGCCGCTGCCACGGCTGGCTGCTCTCGCCGGAGTCGGTCGCCCAGGGGATCGGGCCGACGTGCGCGATCCGTGAACGCGCCGAGCAGCGAGCAGCCGAAGCCGCGGCCGACACATCGACGTTGACTCTGTTCGAGCTCCCCGCCGGCAACAGCGACGGCGATGGGCCCCACGATCTGCTCGAGCTGCTCGGCCTCGCCAGCTGA
- a CDS encoding ANTAR domain-containing protein, producing MLVYGLDSAAAEQLLRRHSRDRGLPTAVLADQFLHTVAALGGAAGPERARFDHLLLTAHQRLPAGTDCPDVLEQALALHADWTLPSCDRPTS from the coding sequence ATGCTCGTCTACGGCCTCGACTCCGCCGCGGCCGAGCAACTGTTGCGCCGCCACAGCCGTGACCGCGGTCTTCCGACGGCGGTGCTGGCCGACCAGTTCCTGCACACCGTCGCCGCGCTCGGGGGTGCCGCCGGCCCGGAGCGCGCCCGCTTCGACCATCTGCTGCTCACCGCACATCAGCGCCTGCCCGCCGGCACCGACTGTCCCGACGTCCTGGAGCAGGCCCTGGCGCTGCACGCAGACTGGACGCTGCCTTCCTGCGACCGGCCCACCAGCTGA
- a CDS encoding relaxase/mobilization nuclease domain-containing protein, with the protein MIPNSTKGSDIKRLLWYLAGPGRYNEHVGQRVLAGDAVTMAVFAGRINQARAWELGKLLDSPRQVLLRGDPVSVTSYQKARALMAESMSRKAAFEAATSDENTWHCSLALHPDEGALSDEKWQAIATDFMREMGFVDAGDAVPDVRWAAVHHGPNRNGCDHIHIAMSVVRADGSLVDMMYDRPRSQRAAGRVERKHGLRVLASRETGETEAATTPAERAYMQRVGAHETDREALRRRVRAAAAATGSEAEWLRELRTQQIVVRPRFAKDSTEEVVGYSVRMPAQRNVETGVWETPRGYSGLQLGKDLTLPALRSWAGWETSETAQQEAAAEWRRLLAASDRRGARAGAHRPLDPAAQTEALAAVSRWCQRIQAIPAEDHAAVRRAASATAGLFAAASVSTEPAPGPMDRLSRQLARIGDTDPARRLPRRERADTASVRAAARLLWSTTSRQASQIALIEAMMDCFLAVAEARRAAGQAQAAEAMYSQARQALTEVHMRAAGINPDRPYESTPGSPAWVAAYRAHAHVTGEDPAITTNTILNQKALHATNTNRRVQKPMTPSRPRPWLPIEDERAARDRQAAEAATLQRLATPRRTSTRSTKAPVTPPRPARGNNRDTGFER; encoded by the coding sequence ATGATTCCGAACTCGACGAAGGGCTCGGACATCAAGCGGCTGTTGTGGTACCTGGCGGGTCCGGGCCGCTACAACGAACACGTCGGCCAGCGGGTGTTGGCGGGGGATGCGGTGACGATGGCGGTGTTCGCCGGCCGGATCAACCAGGCGCGAGCGTGGGAGCTGGGCAAGCTGCTCGACAGTCCGCGCCAGGTTCTGCTGCGCGGTGACCCGGTGTCGGTCACCAGCTATCAGAAGGCTCGCGCGTTGATGGCGGAGAGCATGAGCCGCAAGGCGGCGTTCGAGGCCGCCACCAGCGATGAGAACACCTGGCACTGTTCGCTGGCGCTGCACCCGGACGAGGGTGCGCTCTCGGATGAGAAGTGGCAGGCGATTGCGACCGACTTCATGCGCGAGATGGGGTTCGTCGACGCCGGGGACGCGGTGCCGGATGTGCGGTGGGCGGCGGTGCATCACGGGCCGAACCGCAACGGCTGCGACCACATCCACATCGCCATGTCGGTGGTGCGTGCGGACGGGTCGCTGGTGGACATGATGTATGACCGGCCGCGCTCGCAGCGGGCGGCGGGCAGGGTCGAACGCAAGCACGGGCTGCGGGTGTTGGCGTCGCGGGAGACGGGGGAGACCGAGGCGGCCACGACACCGGCCGAACGCGCGTACATGCAGCGCGTCGGCGCACACGAGACCGACCGGGAGGCGCTGCGCCGGCGGGTGCGGGCCGCGGCGGCGGCCACGGGCAGTGAGGCGGAGTGGCTGCGGGAGTTGCGCACCCAGCAGATCGTGGTGCGGCCGCGGTTCGCCAAGGACTCCACCGAGGAGGTCGTCGGCTACTCGGTGCGCATGCCCGCCCAGCGCAACGTCGAGACCGGCGTGTGGGAGACACCACGCGGGTACTCGGGGCTGCAACTGGGCAAGGATCTGACCCTGCCCGCGCTGCGCAGCTGGGCGGGGTGGGAGACCTCCGAGACCGCACAGCAGGAGGCGGCAGCAGAGTGGCGGCGGCTGCTGGCGGCCAGCGACCGGCGCGGCGCCCGCGCCGGCGCGCACAGGCCGCTGGATCCGGCGGCCCAGACCGAGGCGCTCGCGGCCGTGTCCCGGTGGTGCCAGCGGATTCAGGCGATCCCGGCCGAGGACCACGCCGCGGTGCGCCGCGCCGCCTCGGCGACGGCAGGACTGTTCGCGGCCGCGAGCGTATCCACCGAGCCCGCGCCGGGCCCGATGGATCGGCTGTCGCGTCAGCTCGCCCGGATCGGTGACACCGACCCCGCTCGGCGGCTGCCGCGCCGAGAGCGTGCCGATACGGCCTCGGTGCGGGCGGCGGCGCGGCTGCTGTGGTCGACGACCTCGCGGCAGGCCTCTCAGATCGCGCTCATCGAGGCGATGATGGACTGCTTCCTGGCGGTAGCGGAGGCACGGCGCGCGGCCGGGCAGGCACAGGCGGCAGAGGCGATGTACTCCCAGGCCCGCCAAGCATTGACCGAGGTCCACATGCGCGCCGCCGGGATCAACCCGGACCGTCCATACGAGTCGACTCCAGGCTCGCCGGCCTGGGTCGCGGCCTACCGCGCCCATGCCCACGTCACCGGGGAAGACCCGGCAATCACCACCAACACGATCCTCAACCAGAAGGCGCTGCACGCCACCAACACCAACCGGCGAGTGCAGAAGCCGATGACCCCGTCACGGCCGCGCCCGTGGCTGCCGATCGAGGACGAACGCGCCGCACGAGATCGCCAAGCCGCTGAGGCGGCGACGCTGCAACGACTGGCCACGCCTCGTCGCACATCCACTCGCAGCACCAAGGCGCCGGTAACGCCGCCCCGACCAGCGCGCGGCAACAACCGAGACACCGGATTCGAGCGCTGA